One Alnus glutinosa chromosome 3, dhAlnGlut1.1, whole genome shotgun sequence genomic region harbors:
- the LOC133863873 gene encoding uncharacterized protein LOC133863873, whose product MESRPQHNTTGEPPCTKPSCFFCTMINEPDPSLRRVKISKFFKEMPLRDDQEHILALSGLWRIAMTQTDDPEFPSLGIFECMAKLIRKSTNDRDWLLKGQNIYIPYYAAHIVGSYTMSKVQFAEKAVKSGVILPLMELLRGKISWVEQRVAVRALSHLASHDRTFEAISVHETEIIELAMKIASTCLDEVYDKFVGARDSKRLKYHSELLTRGLGVLEIENRKAEEWASQLQCWSLYLLNCFACKERSLSLICDEKFLLGLCGMWGGLAYRTSPAGIGLIRTLCETKTGRRSVAGLKEIMQSLCSLSRSSDDWQYTAMDCLLLILKDPDTRYNVMDIAAPVLVDLVELGGIGGRSKVGDTITQTILKDYHMIKYGNLKLKSKRAEQALGEIWDLKVERKKREKLMSKQEVRERKLLACKLKKDGNQRFWSGDIEKAVMKYSEALNSCPLRMRKERVVLYSNRAQCHLLLRNPEAAISDATRALCLSSAANPHGKSLWRRSQAYDMEGLAKESLMDCLAFVSGCLNSESSNKRTKVPYYAARMINKQMNATWIFASAKLSSYNKHEGKVEESDDHHRVDHVIKMMKMKRKEKGGGLDIPTIVEEEHSVDERWKRKLERPGGKKMTALMEMDTFQNGSVHQKLGRKRTF is encoded by the exons ATGGAGTCCCGACCCCAACACAACACAACCGGTGAGCCACCATGCACCAAACCATCTTGTTTCTTTTGTACCATGATCAATGAGCCAGACCCATCACTTAGAAGAGTTAAAATCTCCAAATTCTTTAAAGAAATGCCTCTCAGAGACGACCAAGAACACATTCTCGCCCTAAGTGGGCTCTGGAGGATCGCCATGACTCAAACGGATGACCCAGAATTCCCATCGCTCGGCATCTTTGAGTGCATGGCAAAACTAATCCGCAAAAGCACCAATGACCGAGATTGGCTCCTCAAGGGCCAGAACATCTATATCCCTTACTATGCAGCGCATATCGTCGGCTCCTATACCATGAGCAAAGTTCAATTTGCAGAGAAAGCAGTTAAATCAGGCGTGATATTGCCATTAATGGAGCTTTTGAGAGGTAAGATTAGTTGGGTCGAGCAAAGAGTCGCGGTTCGAGCGCTTAGTCACTTGGCCAGCCATGACAGAACTTTTGAAGCTATTTCTGTGCATGAAACGGAGATCATAGAATTAGCCATGAAGATAGCCTCCACATGCCTCGACGAGGTCTATGATAAGTTCGTTGGTGCGAGAGATTCAAAGAGATTGAAGTACCACAGTGAGCTGCTGACAAGAGGGCTTGGAGTGTTGGAGATTGAGAACAGGAAGGCAGAGGAATGGGCTAGCCAGCTTCAATGCTGGTCTCTCTATCTTCTAAACTGCTTTGCATGCAAAGAAAGATCCCTCAGTTTAATCTGCGATGAAAAATTCTTGCTGGGTTTGTGTGGAATGTGGGGTGGTTTAGCATATCGGACCTCGCCTGCTGGGATAGGACTCATTAGAACTCTTTGCGAGACAAAAACTGGAAGAAGAAGTGTAGCAGGCTTGAAAGAAATCATGCAGAGTCTTTGCAGCCTTTCAAGATCCTCGGATGACTGGCAGTACACGGCCATGGATTGTCTTTTGCTAATTCTTAAAGACCCAGACACAAGATATAACGTTATGGATATTGCAGCTCCGGTTCTTGTTGATTTGGTCGAACTTGGAGGTATTGGAGGAAGATCAAAGGTAGGAGATACAATCACACAGACAATCCTAAAAGATTACCACAtgatcaaatatggaaatttgAAGTTGAAGAGCAAAAGAGCTGAGCAAGCATTAGGAGAAATATGGGACTTGAAGGttgaaaggaaaaagagagagaagctaATGTCTAAACAAGAAGTTAGGGAGAGAAAGCTCTTGGCGTGTAAGCTTAAAAAGGACGGAAATCAAAGGTTTTGGTCGGGGGATATTGAAAAGGCTGTTATGAAATACTCGGAGGCTTTGAATTCGTGCCCACTAAGGATGAGAAAAGAGAGAGTTGTTCTTTACAGCAATAGAGCTCAATGTCATTTGCTGCTGAGGAACCCAGAAGCTGCCATTAGTGACGCAACTCGAGCTCTCTGTCTATCCAGTGCGGCGAATCCTCACGGTAAGAGCCTGTGGAGGAGATCACAGGCTTATGACATGGAAGGATTGGCTAAAGAGAGCTTGATGGACTGCTTAGCGTTTGTCAGCGGCTGCTTGAATTCTGAGAGCTCCAACAAGCGTACAAAGGTCCCGTACTATGCGGCACGTATGATTAACAAGCAGATGAATGCCACGTGGATTTTTGCTTCTGCCAAGTTGAGTAGTTATAACAAACATGAAGGAAAAGTAGAAGAATCCGACGACCACCATCGAGTTGACCATGTGATaaagatgatgaagatgaagaggaAGGAGAAGGGCGGCGGCCTTG ATATACCCACCATTGTGGAAGAGGAGCATTCGGTTGATGAGAGATGGAAAAGAAAGCTAGAGAGGCCAGGAGGGAAGAAGATGACGGCGTTGATGGAGATGGACACATTTCAAAACGGCTCAGTGCATCAGAAATTAGGGAGGAAAAGAACATTCTGA